The DNA window CACCCAGCCGGAGAGGGCCAAACCGGCACCGCAGATAAAGGCCAGCATTACCCGCGGCAGCCTCAGCTCCAGCAAAATCCGCTGGTTCACAAAGGGCACATCCTGGGGCGGCGGCAGCCCCAGCAGCTTGTGCCAGTAGACACTCGCCACCTGCAACCAGTCTATGTTGGCGGCGCCAAAGGCGCTGGCGGCGAGTGGCGTTGCCACGGCCAGCAGCAACAGCGCCAGCAGCAGATAATCTTCCCGCCCCAGCGGTCGGGTCAGCCATTTGGCCAGGCGCAGCCTGAGGAAACCTTGCATTTAGTTGCGCCTCCCCTTGTCGCGGTAACCGTAAAAATACTGCAGCTGCGGCTTGCCGTGCTGGGGATGGGGTGAGACGCTGCAACAGACGCCGAACACGGCGGCAAGACGGGCCTCGGTCAGCACCTCGTCCGGTGTACCCCAGGCAACGGTACGGCCCCGCTCCAGCAGCAACAGGCTGTCACACAGGGCGCTGGCAAGGTTGAGATCGTGGATGGAGCAGATGACGCTGATCCCAAGGGAGCGCACCAACTCCAAAATCTGGATCTGATAGCGCACATCCAAATGGTTGGTGGGTTCATCGAGCAGCAGCAGCCCAGGCCGCTGCACTATGGCGCGGGCAATGAGCGCCCGCTGCTTCTCGCCGCCGGACAGCTGCTCAAAGGGAGTGTCGGCCTTGTCACTGAGTCCCACCTGAGCCAACGCCGCGTCCACCCGCTCGCCGTCGGCGGCCCTGTCCTGCTCGAACCAACCCTTGTGTGGAATGAGCCCCATGGCCACCTGGGCCCGGGTACTGAGATCGAAAAAGTGCGGCGTGTCCTGCTGCACCACGGCCACGCTGCGGGCAAAGTCGCGCCTTGAGACCTGGCTGATGTCTTGCCCCTCAAGACAGATGAGCCCCGAGTCGGGCCTGAGATAGCGGTAGAGACAGCGCAGCAGGCTGGATTTGCCGGCGCCATTGGGGCCGATAAGGCCCAGCATCTGCCCGGACGCCAGTTCAAAACTGACATCATCGAGCACCCGATTGCCCTTGGGGTGCCAACAGAGGCCGTCGACCTTGAGCGCAGGCGTCATCGCTCGCCTCTCAAAAGGCAAGGAAAACAGAGTCTTGACCCACGAGGGCCGAAAAAGGGTAGCATTTACTCAGGCTCCACCGGGTAACCCGCCCGGGTTTAAGACCAAAAAACACAATCCACAGGCAGGTATCCTGACTCGAAGGCATGGCCTTCACACAGTTGCGGGCACAGTCCGGGCTTATCCCGGTTCCCTGTTCGGCCGGGTTGACCTAAGTCCCCGGCACCTGCAGATCGACAGCCACAGCTGTTTCGCGAGCTGATCATTATCCGACTTTTGTTGACACTGGCAAGGCGCGCCTGTGGCTGTTTAGAAAAAATCACAATCCCGACGGCCAGTTAACCGACGGCAACCAGTTTTCAAGCTCGCCCTTACCGCTTTGGCTGTCATGGCTGATGCCTCCGCTGTTATAGGCAGCGCTTTGAGGATAAAAGTCCAACTGCACCAGCGCCGCCGGCGGCAACAGCAAGCGCCGGTAAAAGCTGGCCTCGGGCCCCAGGCCCAGGGCGCGGCGCAGCAAATGGGTGATCACCCCGCCGTGGCAGACGATAAGGGCAGTCCCGGGGCGGCGTGCCAGCAAGGTTCCCAGCGCCCCGTCGAGGCGCGCTTCAAACGCCTTCAAGGGTTCGCCCCCGGGCGGAGTGTGGGTCCAGGGATCCTGCCACCAGTCCCCCATGGCCTGCTGTTGCCACAGCTCGGCCAGGGGCTGACCGTCCCAGGCACCAAAGCCCAGCTCCCGCCAGGCACAGTCCAGGGTCAAGGTGCGGCTGCGCTCGGCCGCATGCGTCTTCGCAAATTCACGGCAGCGGCGCAGGGGCGAGCTGATAACCTCGGCTACCTCTGGCACTTTTGCCGCCGCGGTGCGCATTTGCTGCCAACCCTTGGCAGTGAGGGCCACGTCGCTATGGCCGCGCAATATGGCGCCGCCCTCGCATTCGCCGTGGCGCAATAAATACAAGGTCTGTTTCTCGGCTATTGGCTCTGACATGGCATTCCTTTTATTTTCCACCGGAGAGGACAGCGGGTTTGTGCCTGCCCAGGTGGGCCAATCTGGCATAGACTTGGGCTTAGATCGATTTGAGCTTAAATCGATTTGAGCTTAGTTTGACTTAAAGCGCGGCGACGCCGGCTAATGCCTGCAGCGCCCTTGCCCTTGGGCGTCGGTTTCGCATATTATGGACGTCTATACGTTTATATGTCCAAAATTTCAGCCGCGTTTTTTGCGAACGTTTGCGAACGGCGGCCCAGTATACAGGTATCAGTTATGGCGACTTCCGCAACACCCGGCCACTTGGAGCTTCAACTCAGGGCACTGCTCAAGGAGCGCATTTTGCTGCTCGATGGCGCCATGGGTACCATGATCCAGGGCCACTCACTGGAGGAAGCCGACTACCGGGGTGAGCGTTTCAAAGACTGGCCCAGCGACGTCAAGGGCAACAATGATCTGCTGGTGCTGACCCAGCCCGGGATCATCAGGCAGATCCACCGCGACTACCTGCTGGCCGGCGCCGACATCATAGAAACCAACACCTTCAACGCCACCACTATCGCCATGGCCGACTATGGCATGGAAAGTCTGGCCGCCGAAATCAACCGGGTCGGAGCCCGCATCGCCCGCGAGGTGGCCGATGAAGTGGCCACCCAAACCGGCAGCCCGCGTTTTGTGGCCGGGGTGCTTGGCCCCACCAACCGCACGTGTTCCATCAGCCCGGATGTGAACGATCCCGGTTACCGCAACATTCACTTTGATGACTTGGTAGTGGCCTACCGCGAGTCCACCACAGCCCTGTTGGAGGGCGGCGCCGACATCATACTGGTGGAAACCATTTTCGATACCCTGAACGCCAAGGCGGCACTGTTTGCCATCGAGTCTGTGTTTGACGATTTGGGTCAGCGCTGGCCCGTGATGATTTCGGGCACCATCACAGATGCCTCGGGTCGCACCCTGACCGGCCAAACCACGGAAGCCTTTTACAATTCGCTGCGCCATATCAAGCCCATCAGCATAGGCCTGAACTGCGCCCTGGGCCCCAAGGAGCTGCGGCCCTATGTGCAGGAGCTGGCCCGCATCAGCGAAACCTTTGTCTCGGCCCACCCCAATGCCGGTCTGCCAAACGAGTTCGGCGGTTACGATGAAACCCCGGCAGAAATGGCCGACATCATCGGCCAGTGGGCCAAAGACGGCATGCTTAACATAGTGGGCGGCTGCTGCGGCACCACCCCGGAGCATATCCGGGTGATCCGCGAGGCCGTAATCAAGCACGCCCCCCGCCCCCTGCCGGAGCTGCCGGTGGCCTGCCGTCTGGCGGGCCTGGAGCCCCTGACCATAGATGCCGGCTCCCTGTTTGTGAACGTGGGCGAGCGCACCAACGTCACAGGCTCGGCTAAATTCCTCAAGCTTATCAAGGAAGGCAAATTCGAAACCGCCCTCGATGTGGCCCGGGAGCAGGTGGAAAACGGCGCCCAGATCATCGACATCAACATGGATGAGGGCATGCTCGACGGCGTCGAGATCATGCAGAAATTCCTCAACCTTATCGCCTCAGAGCCCGACATCAGCCGGGTGCCGGTGATGATCGACTCCTCCAAGTGGGAGGTGATCGAGGCCGGCCTCAAGTGTGTTCAGGGCAAGTGCATAGTCAACTCCATCTCCCTCAAGGAGGGGGAAGAAAAGTTTATCGAGCAGGCCACTTTGGTGAAGCGCTACGGCGCCGCCGCCATCATCATGGCCTTCGATGAGCAGGGCCAGGCCGATACCCGCGCCCGCAAGACGGAAATCTGCAGCCGCGCCTACCGCATCCTGGTGGACCGGGTGGGCTTTGCCCCGGAAGATATCATCTTCGACCCCAACATTTTCGCCATTGCCACCGGCATCGAGGAGCACGACAACTACGCGGTGGACTTCATCGGCGCCATTGAGGACATCAAGGCCAGGCTGCCACACGCGATGATTTCCGGCGGCGTGTCCAACGTGTCCTTCTCGTTCCGCGGCAACAACCCGGTGCGCGAGGCCATTCACGCGGTGTTCCTGTACCACGCCATCAAGGCCGGCATGGACATGGGCATAGTGAACGCCGGTCAGCTGGCGATTTACGACGATATTGACCCCGAGCTGCGTGAGCGGGTGGAGGCCGTGGTGCTGAACCTGCCCTGCAAGGTGCCGGGCTCCAGCAATACCGAGCAGCTGCTGGAAATCGCCGACCGCTTTCGCGGTGACGGTGGCGGCGCCCAGAAGAAGGAAGATCTCGAGTGGCGCAGCTGGCCGGTGAACAAGCGCCTGGAGCACGCCCTGGTGAAGGGCATTACCGAATTTATCGACACCGACACCGAAGAGGCGCGATTGCAGGCCAGTCGTCCCCTGGATGTGATCGAAGGGCCGCTGATGGACGGCATGAACGTGGTCGGCGATCTGTTTGGTGCCGGCAAGATGTTCCTGCCCCAGGTGGTCAAGTCCGCCCGGGTGATGAAAAAGGCCGTCGCCTACCTCAACCCCTTTATCGAGGCGGAAAAAGTCGAGGGCCAGAGCAATGGCAAGGTGCTGATGGTGACGGTCAAAGGCGATGTGCACGACATTGGCAAGAACATAGTCGGCGTGGTGCTGGCCTGTAACGGCTACGAGGTGATTGACCTCGGGGTCATGGTGCCGGTGGAAAAAATCATCGAGGTGGCCAAGCGCGAGCGGGTCGACATTATCGGCATGTCGGGCCTTATCACCCCCAGCCTGGATGAGATGGTGCACAACGTCAAAGCCTTCGAGCGCGAGGGCCTGAGCCTGCCCGCCATCATCGGCGGTGCCACCTGCTCCAGGATCCACACCGCGGTCAAGATTGCGCCCCACTACCCCCATGGCGCCATCTATATTGCCGATGCCTCCAGGGCCGTGCCCATGGTGTCCAAGCTCATCAACCCCGAGACCCGCGCCGCCACCATAGCCGCCGAATACGCCGACTATGACAATATGCGCCAGAAGCGTCTGTCCCAGGCCAAGCGCAAGGAAATCGTTTCCCTGGAAGCCGCGCGGGACAACCGCTGCCAGCAGGATTGGGCCGCCAATCCGCCGGTTAAACCCAATAAGCTCGGCATTCAGGTGTTTGACGACTACCCGCTGGAGGATCTGGTCGATCGCATCGACTGGACCCCCTTCTTCCGCGCCTGGGAACTGCACGGTCACTTCCCGCGCATTCTCGATGACGAAGTAGTGGGCGTCGAAGCACGCAAGCTGTTCGCCGATGCCAAGGCCATGCTGGCGACCATAATCCGCGACAAGTGGCTGACGGCCAAGGGGGTCATAGGCCTGTTCCCGGCCAACACGGTCAACTTCGACGATATCGAAATCTACAGCGACGAGTCCCGAACCGAAGTGCTGCAAACCACCCACCACCTGCGGATGCAGCTGGAGCGGGTCGGCAACCACAACTTCTGCCTGTCAGACTTTGTTGCCCCCAAGGACAGCGGCGTCGCCGACTACATGGGTGGCTTTGCGGTCTGCGCCGGCCACGGTATAGATGAGCACCTGGCGCGCTTCGAAGCCAACCACGACGACTACAACGCCATCATGCTCAAGGTGCTGGCGGACCGGCTGGCGGAAGCCTTCGCCGAACGCATGCACGAGCGGGTACGCAAGGAATTCTGGGGCTATGCCGCCGATGAGAACCTCGACAACGAGGCGCTGATCAAGGAAAAGTACAAGGGCATACGCCCCGCCCCCGGCTACCCCGCCTGCCCCGATCACACAGAAAAAGGCCTGCTGTGGGAGCTGCTCAAACCCGATGAGTGTATAGATCTGAAGATCACCGAAAGCTACGCCATGTACCCCACAGCGGCGGTATCGGGCTGGTACTTTGCCAACCCCCAGTCCCGCTACTTCGGCGTGACCAATATTGGCAAGGATCAGGTGGAAGACTACGCCCGCCGCAAGGGCATGACGGTTGCCGAAACCGAGAAGTGGCTGGCCCCGGTGTTGGATTACGATCCGGAGTAATCGTCAGTACTCTTCGGAAGCAAAAAACAAAAGCCGCATTGAGCGGCTTTGGTTTTTTGGGCTGGCGCCCAAGGCCTTACTGTAAAGCCCGCTGTTGCCAATTAGAGGAAGACCGGCTGCCAACTCTTCGATAACCAATCACCTGCGGTGCGCTTTAGCACTGCCACCCCAGTGACACGCCGTGAATACATCCTTGTAGGCTCAGCGGCGACATCTCTGTCGCCAATGGTCACTGGTGCGGCAGTGCTAGTCTATTGGTGTTTCTCTCCAGCAATTGCACAACTGTTCTAAATTTCAAAGAAATATCGCTATGCCGGACTGTTGCACTGATTCCCCCTTCGGAGCCGCCGAGGGTGTTGGGCAAGAAACGACAACAACCGAGGTAGGATGCCGAGGTAGCGACAGTCGAGCAGGACGCGAGTCTGTCGCGTTGGCCGTTTCGCCCATAAACCCGAGGGGTTTTCGGCTCCGGCTGGGGGCATCCTTTGGGTTGCAAGGGGCTTTGGATGAGCAAAGCCCCTTGCCCGGGTGTGGGTTGGAGACCCACGACTTTCTGCCGCTGGCACAGCGGCTATCCATTAACGCATATAGCTCAAACAGTTAAGGTCAACTGTTCGAGCTATACAAAATCTGTAAGGTCGGATAGCTTGTAAGGTAACTGACCTTACAAGCTCGCAATAATAAAATGTTATAACTCATCAGAGGTAAATCGTGAGTAAAAACTTGAAACAATGGAAGAATACGCTCAATTCAGAGCAGATAGCTCATGGGATGAACGTAGCTACAGCGAATGCCGTTAGACTGTTAAAAGATGCTGAGCTTTTGTTTCAGGCTGGTAGTTTTCCAACCGCGTGCTCAATTGCAATTTTAGCAATCGAAGAAGCTGGTAAAATTTCAATTCTTAGGGAGTTATCTGTAGCTCGTGATGGTGAAGACGTTAAAGAATCATGGAGATCTTATCGTTCACATACACATAAAAATGTAATGTGGATGTTTCCCTCATTAGTCCAGAGTGGCAAAAATACACTGGATAGTCTAACTGACCAGCTTGAAAGAGGTTCGGAAGCTACCGTCATGTTAGATGATTTAAAACAAATTGGGTTTTATACAGATTGCCTCGGAAATAGAAATTGGTCTGTGCCCAATGAGGTTATCGATGAAAGTGCAGCTACAGATATACTAAAAATAGCTCGGATTTTATGCAGAGATCGTACTTACTCAAAGAAAGAAGTAGATCTATGGGTAAAACATATGAAACCTGTTAAGGGTTGTGCTAGTAACATTGAAAAGCAAGCTCTTAATGATTGGTTTATTGAAATGCAGGTACAAGGTTTGATTGAAGAACATTCCACAAAGTTCTCTGATTTCATTGGTGCACATGAGTTATAACAAAGCGTTTAAGACAAATTCGCAAAGCTCGGCATTTTGAGCTCAGGTCGATTTTTGTGTTTACGGCACAATGGATTAGGTTAGGTGGCAGGCGTCGCTCACTACTTAAGCGGCGTTAGGTTCTAGGAGAAACAATGGCCGCAACTGATAGAAAAGTAAGAAGTGCTCTTCGCGCGCACTGGTTCATTCCTGCAGCGATAGCTGTTGCCACCGCGGACATCTCGGCTGTATCACTGGACAATTGGTCAAATCCGGCACTACTTGAGGTGTGCCTAATCCTCGACTTAAGTGTTGTTATGCCGGCGCTGTATCTCTGGTGCTATCGCACTAGAGGAAAGGCCGCCATGCTGCGTGCTTTGAGCTTGTCCTGCCTTGGCATGTGGGTGTCGGGGCACGTTGTACCAAGCGAGTATCATCACATTTTGAGCTCTGTCGGCTTTGTTCGCTACATTGGACTTGCTGTACTCCTCGCAATTGAACTCAAGCTCGCGCTTGTGATCTATCGTTCCGTCTTTAGCAAGGATCAAGACGATGCTCCAGCGGCATTGACTGCGGCGAAGGATGCGGGCATGCCGGACTGGGCAGCTCGGCTCATAGCGTGGGAGGCGTCTTTGTGGCGCAAGGCTTGGGATGTTGCTCGGCGCATTGTCGGTCGCAGCTAGCACCCAACAAATCATTCAAGCCGATGCCACTTCGGGGCTTGGCTAAATTCAGGCGTTATAAGGCTAAGTAACATGCCAACAAAACAACTATTAGAACAGCTTTATCAGTCACTAACGAATGACTGTGAAATAGAAAATCTTAAAGCAAAGGCAGAGAATCAAGAAGCTTATCACATTGACATCAATGGAACTCGTGTACACGTTTATCCTAGCTTCTTTATGAATGGGACATTAAGAGTCGAATTATCAACCCGAGTAAAATTTCTGTACTTATTTAATAAAGTAATCACCGGTAGTTTTGAAGTAGACCCTGTCGGTAATTTTCAATTTTACCCAATTAGATAGGGTTTAATTGGCGAATTATGCTCAACAGCCAATTGCTCAAGTTTACTCTACCGGCCCAAGCTGGCTCCGTAGGACTGGCGCATGATATCAGCCCTTTAGCAAAACGTTCATTGAACTTTGAAGATTGAATAAAAGGGGGAAAGTAGACACTGCGGCCTACCTTCAGGTGCCAATTAGGCGCCCCCGTCAGCAAGCTCATGACTTGCCGCCGCTGGCAAAGCGGCTACTCATTACCGTTGCAACATCTTGATCAACCGATCAAGATCCGCCCCTCGGGCTCTGATGGTGAGCCGAATCCCCGACTCATGGTACTCCTCCTCGACGACCTGCATCTTGCCGTGGATCTCGCCCATAATGGCGCTGGCCGCATAGGGGATATCGAAGCAGGCGCTGAGCATCTGGGCGGCGATGGCGGCCACTATGGCCTGATGCACCCGGGCGACATCGGCGGGATCCAGGGCCGAGATCTGCATGGCTTGTGGAAATTCATGTGCCAACTCCTGGCGCTCGGCGTCGGTCAGGCAATCCACCTTGTTGAGCAGTAACAGACTGTCTTTGCTGCCCAGCTTGAGCTGAGCCAATACCTGCTGCACCACGTGCAATTGCAAGCGGAAGTCTCTGTCACTGGCGTCCACCACGTACAGCAACACACTGGCATCCTTGGCCTCCTCCAATGTGGAGTGGAAGGCGGGCACCAGATCGTATGGCAGTTTATTGATAAAGCCGACGGTATCGGACACCAAAATCCTGGGCTGGGTCTGGGGTGACAGGGCCCGCACCGTGGTATCCAGGGTGGCGAACAGCTTGTTTTCCACCAGTACATCTGAGCCGGTCAGGGCCCGCATCAGGGACGACTT is part of the Shewanella cyperi genome and encodes:
- a CDS encoding ABC transporter ATP-binding protein codes for the protein MTPALKVDGLCWHPKGNRVLDDVSFELASGQMLGLIGPNGAGKSSLLRCLYRYLRPDSGLICLEGQDISQVSRRDFARSVAVVQQDTPHFFDLSTRAQVAMGLIPHKGWFEQDRAADGERVDAALAQVGLSDKADTPFEQLSGGEKQRALIARAIVQRPGLLLLDEPTNHLDVRYQIQILELVRSLGISVICSIHDLNLASALCDSLLLLERGRTVAWGTPDEVLTEARLAAVFGVCCSVSPHPQHGKPQLQYFYGYRDKGRRN
- a CDS encoding histidine phosphatase family protein — its product is MSEPIAEKQTLYLLRHGECEGGAILRGHSDVALTAKGWQQMRTAAAKVPEVAEVISSPLRRCREFAKTHAAERSRTLTLDCAWRELGFGAWDGQPLAELWQQQAMGDWWQDPWTHTPPGGEPLKAFEARLDGALGTLLARRPGTALIVCHGGVITHLLRRALGLGPEASFYRRLLLPPAALVQLDFYPQSAAYNSGGISHDSQSGKGELENWLPSVNWPSGL
- a CDS encoding AbiV family abortive infection protein, with translation MSKNLKQWKNTLNSEQIAHGMNVATANAVRLLKDAELLFQAGSFPTACSIAILAIEEAGKISILRELSVARDGEDVKESWRSYRSHTHKNVMWMFPSLVQSGKNTLDSLTDQLERGSEATVMLDDLKQIGFYTDCLGNRNWSVPNEVIDESAATDILKIARILCRDRTYSKKEVDLWVKHMKPVKGCASNIEKQALNDWFIEMQVQGLIEEHSTKFSDFIGAHEL
- the metH gene encoding methionine synthase, whose amino-acid sequence is MATSATPGHLELQLRALLKERILLLDGAMGTMIQGHSLEEADYRGERFKDWPSDVKGNNDLLVLTQPGIIRQIHRDYLLAGADIIETNTFNATTIAMADYGMESLAAEINRVGARIAREVADEVATQTGSPRFVAGVLGPTNRTCSISPDVNDPGYRNIHFDDLVVAYRESTTALLEGGADIILVETIFDTLNAKAALFAIESVFDDLGQRWPVMISGTITDASGRTLTGQTTEAFYNSLRHIKPISIGLNCALGPKELRPYVQELARISETFVSAHPNAGLPNEFGGYDETPAEMADIIGQWAKDGMLNIVGGCCGTTPEHIRVIREAVIKHAPRPLPELPVACRLAGLEPLTIDAGSLFVNVGERTNVTGSAKFLKLIKEGKFETALDVAREQVENGAQIIDINMDEGMLDGVEIMQKFLNLIASEPDISRVPVMIDSSKWEVIEAGLKCVQGKCIVNSISLKEGEEKFIEQATLVKRYGAAAIIMAFDEQGQADTRARKTEICSRAYRILVDRVGFAPEDIIFDPNIFAIATGIEEHDNYAVDFIGAIEDIKARLPHAMISGGVSNVSFSFRGNNPVREAIHAVFLYHAIKAGMDMGIVNAGQLAIYDDIDPELRERVEAVVLNLPCKVPGSSNTEQLLEIADRFRGDGGGAQKKEDLEWRSWPVNKRLEHALVKGITEFIDTDTEEARLQASRPLDVIEGPLMDGMNVVGDLFGAGKMFLPQVVKSARVMKKAVAYLNPFIEAEKVEGQSNGKVLMVTVKGDVHDIGKNIVGVVLACNGYEVIDLGVMVPVEKIIEVAKRERVDIIGMSGLITPSLDEMVHNVKAFEREGLSLPAIIGGATCSRIHTAVKIAPHYPHGAIYIADASRAVPMVSKLINPETRAATIAAEYADYDNMRQKRLSQAKRKEIVSLEAARDNRCQQDWAANPPVKPNKLGIQVFDDYPLEDLVDRIDWTPFFRAWELHGHFPRILDDEVVGVEARKLFADAKAMLATIIRDKWLTAKGVIGLFPANTVNFDDIEIYSDESRTEVLQTTHHLRMQLERVGNHNFCLSDFVAPKDSGVADYMGGFAVCAGHGIDEHLARFEANHDDYNAIMLKVLADRLAEAFAERMHERVRKEFWGYAADENLDNEALIKEKYKGIRPAPGYPACPDHTEKGLLWELLKPDECIDLKITESYAMYPTAAVSGWYFANPQSRYFGVTNIGKDQVEDYARRKGMTVAETEKWLAPVLDYDPE